In candidate division WOR-3 bacterium, one DNA window encodes the following:
- a CDS encoding nucleotide sugar dehydrogenase — protein sequence MSRKTLTCIGAGYVGGVTMAVIAEKCEDYKVIVTDVDAEKIKRWNTDDLPIYEPGLLETVKKARGRNLFFTDDVKSGIRDADIIFVSVNTPTKTFGEGAGKCVDLQYWEKTARDILESSDQGKIVVEKSTLPVKTAEAMKKILESNKKGLKYEVISNPEFLAEGSAIRDLEFPDRVLIGSASSNEAMKAREEVVEIYSHWVPKEKIFTSNIWSAELSKLISNAFLAQRISSINSITPLCEATGADISEISRAVGLDTRIGGKFLMPSVGFGGSCFKKDILNLVYICENYSLKETAEYWENVLRINEYQQERFFLKMLGSMFNTIAGKKIAVFGLAFKADTDDTRESPAIYIVKKLLAENAEVTLTDPKALRNVSLAFGDDVNKIKLTEDPYEAAEKAHAIAVVTEWDLYKKLDYKKIFDSMSQPSFIFDGRNILDGQKLFDIGFSFFSLGKPPLIRD from the coding sequence GTGAGTAGAAAAACACTGACCTGTATAGGAGCCGGTTACGTCGGCGGAGTTACAATGGCTGTAATAGCCGAGAAGTGCGAGGATTATAAAGTCATTGTGACGGATGTCGACGCCGAAAAGATAAAAAGGTGGAACACCGATGATCTTCCTATTTATGAACCGGGTCTTCTTGAAACAGTAAAAAAGGCCAGGGGCAGAAATCTTTTTTTCACTGACGATGTCAAATCCGGAATAAGGGATGCTGACATAATATTTGTCTCCGTCAACACCCCGACGAAAACATTTGGAGAAGGTGCGGGTAAATGCGTCGACCTGCAGTATTGGGAGAAGACCGCGAGGGATATTCTCGAATCTTCCGACCAAGGAAAAATAGTCGTCGAAAAGAGCACTCTGCCTGTAAAGACCGCCGAAGCCATGAAAAAAATACTGGAATCAAACAAGAAAGGGCTCAAGTATGAAGTCATTTCCAATCCCGAATTCCTCGCAGAAGGTTCGGCAATAAGAGATCTCGAATTCCCTGACAGGGTGTTGATAGGATCCGCCTCTTCAAATGAAGCCATGAAGGCGAGGGAAGAAGTTGTCGAGATATACTCGCACTGGGTGCCCAAAGAAAAGATTTTCACGAGCAATATCTGGAGCGCAGAACTGTCGAAACTGATCTCCAACGCATTTCTCGCCCAGAGAATTTCTTCAATAAATTCCATAACTCCTCTTTGCGAAGCGACGGGAGCAGACATATCCGAAATCTCCCGCGCCGTCGGCCTGGACACGAGGATTGGCGGTAAATTTTTAATGCCGAGCGTCGGGTTCGGAGGATCATGTTTTAAAAAAGACATTTTGAACCTCGTCTATATCTGTGAGAATTATTCTCTCAAAGAAACTGCGGAATACTGGGAAAATGTTTTGAGAATAAACGAATATCAGCAGGAAAGGTTTTTCCTGAAAATGCTGGGATCCATGTTCAACACTATCGCGGGAAAGAAAATCGCAGTCTTCGGTCTCGCTTTCAAAGCCGACACTGACGACACCCGCGAATCACCGGCAATTTACATAGTTAAAAAACTTCTTGCCGAAAACGCCGAGGTCACACTTACGGATCCTAAAGCGCTGAGGAATGTTTCGCTGGCGTTTGGAGATGACGTAAATAAAATCAAGTTGACTGAGGACCCTTACGAAGCGGCTGAAAAAGCGCACGCTATAGCCGTCGTGACAGAGTGGGACTTATATAAAAAGCTCGATTACAAAAAGATTTTCGACAGTATGTCCCAGCCCTCATTCATTTTTGACGGAAGAAACATTTTGGACGGACAGAAGCTTTTCGACATTGGATTCAGTTTTTTCTCTTTGGGAAAACCGCCGTTAATAAGAGATTGA
- a CDS encoding trypsin-like peptidase domain-containing protein, with amino-acid sequence MKKGKFFKLSSIFLLISAYTQSFFLSGFSFPDSSEVLSEENRLQSEYSFSEVVENSMPAVVSVIAEKRVEFTYTVNPFGIMPFSMDPLGIFGPRSFGFEEPQQRKGERFEKSEGSGFVISSEGYVLTNNHIVGGSHRISVVFPDGTVFEGRDVELVGTDPQTDVAVLKIKSVYPLPCLEKGDSDELKPGQWVIAIGSPLGFSQTVTAGIVSAVGRSEIPLPEGPSYQYFIQTDASINPGNSGGPLLDSRGNVVGINTAITSPTGLNIGIGFAIPINMASKIADELIDTGTVTRSYIGVMLENLTFDLKIAMGAEDLQSGIIVTGTVKGSPSEKAGLITGDIIYEVNSVPVQNVTSFRIDVSQREPGERILLSVKRGNSDLNLEIFLEEFLQKEIPVPEVVDVAGPWLGIEIRELDERQTENLNLSGKAVYVAQVRQGSAGHRAGLAQRDIIVKVGEIQIESLADYERAAELYKNGTKPLLFQVIRNGINHFTAVRTE; translated from the coding sequence ATGAAAAAAGGTAAATTTTTCAAATTGTCGTCTATTTTCCTGCTGATATCAGCTTATACTCAATCCTTTTTTTTAAGCGGATTCTCATTCCCGGACTCTTCTGAAGTATTGTCCGAAGAAAACCGCCTTCAATCCGAATATTCCTTCAGCGAAGTCGTCGAAAATTCTATGCCTGCTGTCGTCAGCGTCATCGCGGAAAAAAGAGTTGAATTTACATACACTGTCAATCCTTTCGGTATAATGCCTTTCAGTATGGATCCTTTAGGAATATTCGGTCCCCGCAGTTTCGGATTCGAAGAGCCCCAGCAGAGAAAAGGCGAAAGGTTTGAAAAATCGGAAGGCAGCGGTTTTGTCATATCATCCGAAGGTTATGTTTTGACTAACAACCATATAGTGGGAGGAAGCCACAGGATTTCAGTTGTTTTTCCGGACGGCACTGTATTTGAGGGAAGAGACGTCGAACTCGTCGGAACGGATCCTCAGACAGACGTGGCGGTTTTGAAAATCAAATCCGTGTATCCTTTGCCTTGTCTGGAAAAAGGCGATTCCGACGAACTTAAACCGGGTCAATGGGTAATAGCAATAGGCTCTCCGCTGGGATTTTCCCAGACTGTTACAGCCGGCATCGTCAGTGCAGTCGGCAGAAGTGAAATCCCTCTGCCTGAAGGGCCGTCTTACCAGTATTTCATTCAGACAGACGCATCAATTAATCCGGGTAATTCAGGAGGGCCTCTTCTCGATTCACGGGGTAACGTCGTTGGAATAAATACCGCGATAACTTCTCCGACAGGTCTTAACATCGGCATCGGATTCGCCATTCCCATAAACATGGCATCCAAAATAGCCGATGAACTTATCGACACGGGCACAGTGACCCGTTCCTATATTGGTGTCATGCTTGAAAACCTGACGTTCGATCTTAAAATCGCCATGGGAGCCGAAGACCTTCAGTCCGGTATAATAGTCACCGGGACAGTCAAGGGATCTCCTTCAGAGAAAGCCGGTTTGATAACAGGAGACATAATATATGAGGTAAATTCAGTCCCGGTTCAAAACGTGACGAGTTTCAGAATAGACGTTTCTCAGAGGGAACCCGGCGAGAGAATTTTACTTTCTGTCAAGCGGGGTAATTCAGATCTGAATTTGGAAATATTTCTTGAAGAGTTTTTGCAGAAGGAAATTCCGGTCCCCGAAGTTGTCGATGTCGCCGGCCCATGGCTCGGCATTGAAATCCGCGAGCTTGACGAAAGACAGACTGAAAACCTGAATCTCAGCGGAAAAGCTGTTTATGTCGCACAAGTGCGCCAGGGTTCCGCAGGACACAGGGCAGGCCTCGCTCAAAGAGACATCATAGTAAAAGTCGGAGAAATTCAAATTGAAAGTCTTGCCGACTATGAAAGAGCCGCCGAACTTTATAAAAACGGGACAAAGCCTCTTCTTTTTCAAGTCATAAGAAACGGCATAAATCATTTCACTGCCGTCAGAACCGAGTGA
- the mtnA gene encoding S-methyl-5-thioribose-1-phosphate isomerase, which translates to MRNSQDFPRPLFWQNNCLLILDQRKLPFNEDYLRVNTVEEAAAAISEMAVRGAPAIGITAVFAWALGIFQKYPREKIEYILSRTRPTARDLFTALGFMKNWQGDALEGAEKYLKIAVENEEKLVINASSLIPEKSFLITHCNTGFLAYYRWGTAFGAAAWAHEIEGKEVFLWVKETRPRLQGTLTAWEASKRNIPHRVIVDSAAAHVMKTETIDAVIIGADRISKNLDVANKIGSLDLAICAKHFGVPFYVVAPETTFDNNIFSASDFVIEERSSNEIKSCGGSGIFAVNESGFFNPAFDAVPSELITAVATENGILHPRRD; encoded by the coding sequence ATGAGAAATTCACAGGATTTTCCAAGACCTCTTTTCTGGCAAAACAACTGTTTGCTCATTCTCGATCAGCGAAAGCTGCCGTTCAATGAAGACTATCTAAGAGTGAACACTGTAGAAGAAGCCGCCGCCGCAATATCGGAAATGGCGGTCAGGGGAGCTCCGGCCATAGGAATAACAGCCGTTTTCGCATGGGCTTTGGGTATTTTTCAAAAGTATCCACGGGAAAAAATTGAGTACATTCTATCGCGCACAAGACCGACTGCAAGGGATCTTTTTACGGCACTAGGTTTCATGAAAAACTGGCAGGGCGACGCTCTCGAAGGAGCGGAAAAGTATTTGAAAATAGCTGTCGAAAACGAGGAAAAACTGGTCATAAATGCTTCTTCACTCATACCGGAAAAATCGTTTTTAATCACACACTGCAATACTGGATTTCTGGCATATTACCGCTGGGGCACCGCCTTCGGCGCCGCGGCATGGGCTCATGAAATTGAAGGAAAAGAAGTGTTTTTGTGGGTGAAAGAGACCAGACCCAGACTTCAGGGAACTCTCACAGCCTGGGAAGCCTCCAAGAGAAACATTCCTCACCGCGTTATAGTCGATTCAGCGGCGGCTCATGTTATGAAAACCGAAACAATTGACGCAGTAATCATCGGCGCGGACAGAATATCTAAAAATCTCGACGTCGCGAATAAAATCGGATCTCTGGACCTCGCTATATGCGCAAAACATTTCGGTGTACCTTTTTACGTCGTCGCCCCGGAAACCACTTTCGACAATAACATTTTTTCCGCTTCGGATTTCGTCATAGAGGAAAGATCATCAAATGAAATCAAGAGCTGCGGCGGTTCCGGAATTTTCGCGGTAAATGAATCCGGTTTTTTCAACCCGGCATTCGACGCCGTACCCAGCGAACTGATCACTGCCGTAGCGACTGAAAACGGCATACTGCACCCTCGCAGAGATTGA
- a CDS encoding glycosyltransferase family 4 protein codes for MRIAYDVTNPYSPGSTGIGTYSKALVEAMKNTFPENEYLLCVRDSRLKKIARDKKAFINNRIKGANVSHHAAFKGFLMPMKKPDIWHGLDVWLPDKYTGNSKIVFTVHDLVVFSHPELLKPNYVRAMRKKFERYFNEVIPDAVIAISEQTSREIKLFFPSISKKVHVVHQGVSSFWRPVATVHPFRNDFKYFLFVSTLEPRKNFRAAREAFLSLSPKGVKLVVVGKNNDEKEELFDSKNIIQLGYCDKNHLRILYNHSAGLLFTSIYEGFGLPPLEALSCNCPVIAERSLPCSDFLPEMFKTDCKDIESIKEKMRFFLETQERKNLHLYVKDLTWTCTAEKTFAIYKKLLNK; via the coding sequence ATGAGAATCGCTTACGACGTCACAAATCCCTATTCTCCGGGTTCCACCGGGATTGGAACATACTCCAAAGCACTCGTAGAAGCTATGAAGAATACTTTTCCGGAAAATGAGTACCTTCTTTGCGTCAGAGACAGCAGACTTAAAAAAATCGCAAGAGACAAAAAGGCGTTCATAAACAACAGGATAAAGGGCGCCAACGTATCTCACCACGCCGCTTTCAAAGGTTTTTTGATGCCTATGAAAAAGCCGGATATCTGGCACGGCCTCGATGTATGGCTTCCCGACAAATACACGGGAAATTCGAAAATCGTTTTTACAGTTCACGATCTCGTCGTTTTTTCACACCCCGAACTTTTAAAGCCGAATTATGTCAGGGCGATGAGAAAAAAATTCGAACGATATTTCAACGAGGTCATCCCGGACGCTGTAATTGCGATATCAGAGCAGACCTCCAGAGAGATAAAGTTATTTTTCCCTTCCATTTCAAAAAAAGTCCACGTTGTTCATCAGGGCGTTTCATCATTTTGGAGACCTGTAGCGACTGTTCACCCTTTCAGGAATGATTTCAAATATTTTCTGTTCGTCAGCACTCTCGAACCCAGAAAAAACTTTAGGGCCGCGCGCGAAGCCTTTTTGTCACTTTCACCGAAGGGAGTGAAACTTGTCGTAGTCGGCAAGAACAACGATGAAAAAGAGGAACTTTTTGACAGCAAAAACATAATTCAACTCGGTTACTGCGACAAAAATCACCTGAGAATCCTTTACAATCATTCCGCAGGACTTCTGTTCACTTCCATCTACGAAGGCTTCGGTCTTCCTCCGCTCGAAGCCTTGTCCTGCAATTGTCCTGTCATAGCTGAAAGGTCCCTCCCCTGTTCAGATTTTCTCCCCGAAATGTTTAAAACCGACTGCAAAGACATTGAAAGCATAAAAGAGAAAATGAGATTTTTCCTTGAAACACAGGAAAGAAAAAACCTTCACCTTTACGTCAAAGACCTCACGTGGACCTGCACCGCCGAAAAGACTTTCGCTATTTACAAAAAACTTCTTAACAAATGA
- a CDS encoding glycosyltransferase — protein sequence MIINGRKIKTAFVHQLPHPAHRAWARGIGAKFMYFRGNKKLRERGNRHILLNLLRLKFTLCKPDVIISEGGAPLFPSVVLHNFSTCAKIILIMADETGIYVKKNDDVYARDIRAFLTMIDGAISVSSLTAKTFEGLIPGTVPVKTVRPSIGEIFLGQTFPFSGDRRKNTVGIVSKGGKRGIMNKIPGWLDECFYLMKKKLPDLQVIIAGANDSPLKFENTKYSGIIDYKKMPAFYKNLGVLFHFPDFDPFPVSLMEALACGCPVLVGKGAGNFEYFQSKKWTELMCEDQNPYFIARKAADILSGSVTFERSRLFSETVSKELSPERSSLEFRKALEEILAR from the coding sequence ATGATTATAAACGGCAGAAAAATCAAAACGGCTTTCGTGCATCAGCTTCCCCATCCCGCCCACCGCGCCTGGGCACGCGGAATTGGAGCCAAATTCATGTATTTCCGGGGCAACAAAAAACTGAGGGAAAGAGGCAACAGACATATTTTGCTTAACCTTCTAAGGCTCAAGTTCACTCTTTGCAAACCGGATGTCATAATTTCGGAAGGCGGTGCGCCTCTGTTTCCTTCCGTCGTTCTGCACAATTTTTCCACTTGCGCGAAAATAATACTGATAATGGCCGATGAGACCGGTATTTACGTCAAAAAAAACGACGACGTATACGCCAGGGACATAAGAGCTTTCCTCACCATGATAGACGGAGCAATAAGCGTTTCCTCGCTGACAGCAAAAACTTTTGAAGGTTTGATCCCCGGTACTGTCCCGGTGAAAACAGTTAGACCTTCCATAGGAGAAATTTTTCTTGGACAAACGTTTCCTTTTTCAGGCGACAGAAGAAAAAACACCGTAGGGATAGTATCAAAAGGCGGAAAAAGAGGCATAATGAATAAAATCCCCGGATGGCTTGATGAATGTTTTTATCTGATGAAAAAGAAGCTTCCGGACCTCCAGGTAATAATAGCGGGTGCGAACGACTCTCCCTTGAAATTCGAAAACACCAAATATTCCGGAATAATAGATTACAAAAAAATGCCCGCATTTTACAAAAATCTGGGCGTTCTTTTCCACTTTCCTGATTTCGACCCCTTCCCCGTCTCGCTGATGGAAGCTTTAGCCTGCGGATGTCCGGTACTGGTCGGAAAAGGAGCCGGAAATTTTGAATACTTCCAATCGAAAAAATGGACCGAGCTCATGTGCGAAGATCAAAATCCTTACTTCATAGCAAGAAAAGCCGCTGATATTCTGTCTGGAAGCGTGACCTTTGAAAGGTCGAGACTGTTTTCTGAAACGGTTTCAAAAGAACTGTCTCCGGAGAGGAGCTCTCTCGAATTCAGAAAAGCTCTGGAAGAAATTCTCGCCAGATGA
- a CDS encoding tyrosine--tRNA ligase produces MDLFRELKERGFIYQTTDEEQMKIILNEKKSVYYCGFDPTAESLHIGNLLPLMALSWLKKSGNEVIAVIGGATGSVGDPSGKTETRNLLDRGSIDRNCEIISAQIDRFLGSQGHAHRIVNNYDWFKDRKFLDFLREIGPLFSVNKMLAADSVKLRLESNTGITFLEFSYMILQSYDFYFLREKYGCLVQIGGQDQWGNIVTGIDLIRRLKSEQVFGFTIPLLLNESGEKFGKTVKGSVWLSSGMLSPYDYYQYWRNVPDSMVESALKRFTFLPLEEIKQLTNEKICPINRAKEILGFEATSILHGFEEASEAYSSSVKEFGSADKDNRVLTSSAILSAGSSGAEIPSYKVPKSSFAEKGGIDIVSLLVASSLSVSRSEARRSVSQGGVFLKDKNIADFDHLVKPEDLEGRNAVLRIGKKRRKKIVISD; encoded by the coding sequence TTGGATCTTTTCAGAGAACTCAAGGAAAGAGGTTTCATATACCAGACTACTGACGAAGAACAGATGAAAATTATACTCAACGAGAAAAAGTCTGTTTATTATTGCGGATTCGACCCCACGGCTGAAAGCCTTCACATAGGCAACCTCCTTCCTCTGATGGCTCTTTCATGGTTGAAAAAGTCAGGTAATGAGGTTATCGCTGTTATAGGCGGCGCCACAGGATCCGTAGGAGACCCCTCCGGAAAAACAGAAACAAGAAATCTGCTGGACCGTGGCTCGATAGACAGGAATTGCGAAATCATTTCGGCTCAAATTGACCGATTTCTCGGCAGTCAAGGGCACGCGCACAGGATAGTCAACAATTACGACTGGTTCAAAGACCGGAAATTCCTCGACTTTTTAAGGGAAATCGGACCTCTTTTTTCTGTAAACAAGATGCTCGCGGCTGATTCTGTGAAACTTCGACTCGAATCGAACACCGGCATCACTTTCCTTGAATTTTCTTACATGATACTTCAATCCTACGATTTTTATTTTCTCAGAGAAAAATACGGGTGCCTTGTCCAGATAGGCGGACAGGACCAGTGGGGAAACATAGTCACTGGAATCGATCTGATAAGAAGACTTAAATCAGAACAGGTTTTCGGTTTCACAATCCCGCTTCTCCTCAACGAATCCGGCGAAAAATTCGGCAAGACCGTAAAAGGAAGCGTATGGCTTTCATCAGGTATGCTGTCGCCTTATGATTATTATCAGTACTGGAGAAACGTTCCGGACTCCATGGTCGAAAGCGCACTTAAAAGATTCACTTTTCTCCCTCTTGAGGAGATCAAGCAATTGACCAACGAAAAGATATGCCCGATCAACAGGGCAAAGGAAATACTCGGCTTTGAAGCGACCTCAATTTTACACGGATTCGAAGAAGCTTCCGAGGCTTATTCATCATCCGTAAAGGAATTCGGTTCAGCAGACAAAGACAACAGAGTGCTGACCAGTTCGGCAATTCTCAGCGCCGGATCGTCCGGAGCCGAAATTCCCTCTTATAAAGTGCCGAAATCATCTTTCGCAGAAAAAGGAGGCATTGACATAGTGTCGCTTCTAGTCGCTTCTTCGCTTTCTGTCAGCCGCTCTGAAGCAAGACGCTCGGTGTCTCAGGGAGGAGTCTTTCTCAAAGACAAAAATATCGCGGATTTCGATCATTTGGTCAAGCCGGAAGATTTGGAAGGCAGGAACGCCGTCCTCAGGATCGGTAAAAAGAGAAGGAAAAAAATAGTCATATCGGATTGA
- a CDS encoding glucose-1-phosphate adenylyltransferase: MPKSQVVAVIMGGGQGTRLFPLTLVRSKPAVPFGGKYRLVDIPVSNCLNSRFNKIFVLTQFNSESLNRHINETYQFDSFSRGFVSLLAAEQTPEKSDWFQGTADAVRQCLRHIRVQRPNYVLILSGDQLYNMDFRNLLDFHISNEAELTISTIPVEKDKAGSFGIMKLGEDSKITEFQEKPGADKLENLKSFEKNGKNYLASMGIYLFNYDLLEKILLESDFNDFGKHLIPHAIENFKVFGYVFDGFWDDIGTIDSYFKANIALTDILPPFSLYDEINHPVYYMRRYIPPAKVRSSRIDESIIADGAIIEGATIIKTLIGIRSYIKKDTTLINTVAFGNDYYQVETGKELLSIGNSCHIERAIIDKNAIIGNHVVIRDHKNEDDYKGDLFWIRDGITVVKKGAIIPSHTVI; this comes from the coding sequence ATGCCAAAATCACAGGTAGTCGCCGTAATAATGGGCGGAGGTCAGGGGACACGTCTTTTTCCCCTGACTTTGGTGCGATCTAAACCGGCCGTACCTTTCGGCGGTAAATACAGGCTCGTGGATATTCCTGTCTCGAACTGTCTCAACTCGAGATTCAATAAAATTTTCGTTCTGACTCAGTTTAATTCCGAATCGCTGAACAGACATATAAACGAGACCTATCAATTTGACTCCTTCAGCAGAGGATTCGTTTCCCTGCTCGCCGCCGAACAGACTCCCGAAAAAAGCGATTGGTTCCAGGGCACAGCGGACGCTGTAAGACAGTGCCTGAGACATATTAGAGTTCAAAGACCGAATTACGTCCTCATTCTGTCGGGCGATCAGCTCTACAACATGGATTTCAGAAACCTTCTCGATTTTCACATTTCAAATGAAGCAGAGTTGACAATTTCGACAATACCTGTCGAAAAAGACAAAGCCGGATCATTCGGGATAATGAAACTTGGCGAAGATTCGAAAATCACCGAGTTTCAGGAAAAACCGGGCGCTGATAAACTCGAGAATCTCAAAAGTTTTGAAAAAAACGGCAAGAATTACCTGGCGAGCATGGGAATTTACCTTTTCAATTACGATTTACTCGAAAAAATCCTTCTCGAATCCGATTTCAATGATTTTGGAAAACATCTGATACCTCACGCAATTGAAAATTTCAAAGTATTCGGTTATGTTTTTGACGGATTTTGGGACGACATAGGGACTATTGACTCATATTTCAAAGCCAACATAGCGTTGACTGATATTCTCCCCCCTTTTTCTCTCTACGATGAAATCAACCACCCGGTTTACTACATGAGAAGATACATTCCGCCGGCAAAAGTACGCTCGTCGCGTATAGACGAGAGTATAATCGCCGATGGAGCCATTATAGAAGGCGCGACAATTATTAAAACGCTGATTGGAATAAGGTCCTACATAAAAAAAGACACGACTCTGATAAACACGGTCGCCTTCGGCAACGACTACTATCAGGTGGAAACAGGAAAAGAATTGCTATCCATCGGCAACTCCTGTCACATAGAGAGGGCGATAATAGATAAAAACGCCATTATCGGGAATCACGTAGTAATAAGAGATCACAAAAACGAAGACGATTACAAAGGCGACCTTTTCTGGATAAGAGACGGAATAACAGTCGTGAAAAAAGGCGCGATAATACCTTCCCACACAGTGATTTAA
- the rocD gene encoding ornithine--oxo-acid transaminase, whose translation MNTSDCIAAEEKLGAHNYHPLDVVIEKGSGVWVWDVDGNKYMDFLAAYSALNQGHCHPRLVKVMQEQASKLTLTSRAFRNDKLPLFYKECNKLTGYEAVLPMNSGAEAVETAIKVVRKWGYDIKKVKPGKAKIIISANNFHGRTITIISFSTEPLYKEGFGPFTEGFEVIPFGDIKALEKAMDENTVAFMTEPIQGEAGIIIPPDGFLKQAQDLCRKNNALFILDEIQSGLGRTGKLFAYQHEEGVKPDGIIAGKALSGGFYPVSAFMTSREIMDVIKPGSHGSTFGGSPLAAAVATEALKIIAEEDLPGNSDKMGKYLLENLRKMKIKNLKELRGKGLWIGLELNESVRSKAELLKEKGILCKETHITTLRFAPPLVITKDEIDWSLERMSSVLEQ comes from the coding sequence GTGAACACCAGTGATTGCATTGCCGCTGAAGAAAAATTAGGAGCCCACAACTATCATCCGCTGGACGTAGTCATCGAAAAGGGTTCGGGAGTTTGGGTTTGGGACGTCGACGGAAACAAATACATGGATTTTCTTGCGGCATACTCCGCTTTAAATCAGGGCCATTGCCACCCAAGACTTGTCAAGGTCATGCAAGAACAGGCGTCAAAACTCACCCTGACATCAAGAGCGTTCAGAAACGACAAACTGCCTCTTTTCTACAAAGAATGCAACAAACTGACAGGATACGAAGCGGTATTGCCGATGAACTCAGGGGCAGAAGCGGTCGAAACGGCTATAAAGGTCGTAAGAAAATGGGGTTACGACATAAAAAAAGTCAAACCGGGTAAAGCAAAAATAATAATTAGCGCAAATAATTTTCACGGCAGGACAATTACAATAATAAGTTTTTCCACTGAACCTTTGTACAAAGAAGGTTTTGGACCCTTCACCGAAGGCTTTGAAGTGATCCCTTTCGGAGACATCAAAGCTCTCGAAAAAGCCATGGATGAAAACACGGTGGCATTTATGACAGAGCCTATTCAGGGTGAAGCCGGAATAATAATTCCTCCGGACGGATTTCTGAAACAGGCTCAGGACCTCTGCAGAAAAAACAACGCGTTGTTCATACTTGATGAAATTCAATCCGGCTTGGGCCGAACCGGAAAACTGTTCGCCTATCAGCATGAAGAAGGCGTTAAACCCGACGGAATAATTGCGGGCAAAGCCCTCTCCGGAGGATTTTATCCGGTTTCGGCTTTCATGACGAGCAGAGAGATAATGGACGTCATAAAACCCGGCTCACACGGCAGCACTTTCGGAGGCAGCCCCCTTGCCGCAGCCGTTGCAACCGAAGCACTGAAAATAATCGCTGAAGAAGACCTGCCTGGCAATTCAGATAAAATGGGCAAATATCTTCTGGAAAACTTGAGAAAAATGAAAATAAAAAACCTGAAAGAACTGAGGGGAAAAGGACTCTGGATAGGCCTTGAGTTAAACGAAAGCGTCCGCAGTAAAGCAGAATTGTTGAAAGAAAAAGGAATCCTTTGCAAAGAGACTCACATCACGACGCTCCGTTTCGCTCCCCCTCTCGTAATAACCAAAGATGAGATTGACTGGTCTCTCGAAAGGATGTCTTCGGTTCTTGAACAATAA
- the buk gene encoding butyrate kinase — translation MFKILAINPGATSTKIGMFHDDKPVFADIIRHEGNEIARFNRSVDQYQYRKKVLLEALNSRKIDLKEISAVIGRGGPFKPLVGGVYEVNDAMINDVMNGNVQAEHVSLIGCLLAREIAALAGCPAFIADPVSVDEFEDQARISGFPDLPRKSLSHALNMKMVGRKAAAELGKKYDEVNLVIAHLGGGISVSPHKKGRIIDANNANDGGPMSPQRSGYLPVTGLVKMCFSGKHNEKQIMDMILKNGGLKAHLGTDDLREVLKMIEGGDSRAELIFMSLVYQISKEIGAMSAALKGEVDAIVLTGGMAYQKELTEKIVEYVSWIAPVMTFPGEDELEALNLAALMALKKETEPAKYA, via the coding sequence ATGTTTAAAATTCTAGCAATCAATCCCGGTGCGACTTCGACAAAAATCGGTATGTTTCACGACGACAAACCTGTTTTCGCCGACATCATCAGACACGAAGGAAATGAAATTGCCAGGTTCAATCGTTCCGTCGATCAGTATCAATACAGGAAAAAAGTCCTTCTCGAAGCGCTGAATTCCAGGAAAATCGACCTGAAAGAAATATCCGCAGTGATTGGAAGGGGAGGCCCGTTCAAACCTCTGGTGGGAGGCGTTTACGAAGTCAACGACGCCATGATAAATGACGTTATGAACGGAAACGTCCAAGCCGAGCACGTCTCATTAATAGGATGTCTCCTGGCCAGAGAAATTGCCGCTCTCGCCGGCTGCCCAGCTTTCATAGCCGATCCCGTCTCTGTAGACGAGTTCGAAGATCAGGCGAGAATTTCCGGATTTCCTGATTTGCCGAGGAAAAGTCTGTCTCACGCTCTGAACATGAAAATGGTCGGCAGAAAAGCGGCGGCGGAACTCGGTAAAAAATACGACGAGGTCAATCTCGTCATAGCCCATCTCGGAGGCGGAATAAGCGTCTCTCCCCACAAAAAAGGCAGGATAATAGACGCTAACAACGCCAACGACGGAGGCCCCATGTCGCCTCAGCGTTCCGGCTATCTGCCCGTGACGGGACTTGTAAAAATGTGTTTCAGCGGGAAACACAACGAAAAGCAGATAATGGACATGATACTTAAAAACGGAGGATTGAAAGCTCATCTCGGCACCGACGATTTGAGGGAAGTCCTGAAAATGATTGAAGGAGGAGATTCCCGTGCCGAATTGATTTTTATGTCGCTCGTATATCAGATATCAAAAGAGATTGGCGCGATGTCGGCGGCGCTCAAAGGAGAAGTTGACGCCATAGTCCTGACGGGAGGGATGGCTTACCAGAAAGAACTCACGGAAAAAATCGTGGAATATGTATCCTGGATAGCTCCTGTGATGACATTTCCGGGAGAAGATGAACTCGAAGCTCTGAATTTGGCCGCCCTGATGGCGCTTAAAAAGGAAACCGAACCTGCAAAATACGCCTGA